The following coding sequences lie in one Lelliottia jeotgali genomic window:
- a CDS encoding putative L-rhamnose ABC transporter, transmembrane component 1 codes for MSKMMTTEEINNSPAPTGIFQRLLCWEGFLLAVTLAVFIVNAMASPYFLDIWNLSDATFNFTEKAIIVLPMAMLIIAREIDLSVASTIALSSTAMGFCAAAGVDTPLLVCVGLGVGLLCGLFNGFLVTRFNLSSIVVTIGTMSLYRGITYILLGDQALNSWPESFAWFGQGYVWGALSFEFALFILLAAVFAFVLHRTNFGRRTYAIGNNPTGAWYSGINVKRHNLLLFALVGLMSGLASVLLTSRLGSTRPTIAMGWELAVVTMAVLGGVNILGGSGSMVGVIIAAFLMGLVTFGLSLLNVPGIVMSVIIGAMLIVVISLPIITRRVLQRRRI; via the coding sequence ATGAGCAAAATGATGACTACCGAAGAGATCAACAATAGTCCCGCCCCGACGGGGATTTTCCAGCGCCTGCTGTGCTGGGAGGGCTTCCTGCTGGCAGTCACGCTGGCGGTGTTTATCGTCAACGCGATGGCCTCGCCCTACTTCCTCGATATCTGGAACCTCTCGGATGCCACCTTCAACTTCACCGAAAAGGCGATCATCGTGCTGCCGATGGCGATGCTGATTATCGCCCGCGAGATCGACCTGTCGGTGGCCTCGACCATCGCGCTCAGCTCCACGGCGATGGGCTTTTGCGCGGCGGCGGGGGTGGATACGCCGCTGCTGGTCTGCGTCGGATTAGGCGTCGGGCTGCTGTGCGGGCTGTTCAACGGCTTTCTGGTGACGCGCTTTAACCTGTCGTCGATCGTGGTAACCATCGGCACCATGAGTCTGTATCGCGGCATTACCTACATTTTGCTCGGCGATCAGGCGCTGAACAGCTGGCCGGAGAGCTTCGCCTGGTTCGGGCAGGGCTACGTGTGGGGCGCGCTGTCGTTTGAGTTCGCGCTGTTTATCTTGCTGGCGGCGGTGTTTGCCTTCGTGCTGCATCGCACCAACTTTGGTCGCCGGACTTACGCCATCGGCAATAACCCGACCGGGGCGTGGTATTCGGGCATCAACGTGAAGCGTCACAACCTGCTGCTGTTTGCGCTGGTCGGGCTGATGTCGGGCCTGGCCTCGGTGCTACTCACCTCACGCCTCGGCAGCACGCGCCCGACCATTGCGATGGGCTGGGAGCTGGCGGTGGTGACGATGGCGGTGCTCGGCGGCGTCAATATTCTCGGCGGGTCCGGCAGCATGGTGGGCGTGATTATCGCCGCCTTCCTGATGGGGCTGGTGACCTTTGGACTGAGCCTGCTCAACGTGCCCGGCATTGTGATGTCGGTGATCATCGGCGCGATGCTGATTGTGGTGATTTCGCTGCCGATTATCACCCGCCGGGTTTTGCAGCGAAGACGGATCTAA
- a CDS encoding Lactaldehyde dehydrogenase involved in fucose or rhamnose utilization, translated as MSFMLALPKISLHGAGAIGDMVNLVASKQWGKALIVTDGQLVKMGLLDSLFTALDAHQMSYHLFDEVFPNPTEALVQKGFAAYQSAECDYVIAFGGGSPIDTAKAIKILTANPGPSTAYSGVGKVKNAGVPLVAINTTAGTAAEMTSNAVIIDSERQVKEVIIDPNIIPDIAVDDASVMLDIPASVTAATGMDALTHAIEAYVSVGAHPLTDANALEAIRLISLWLPKAVDDGHNLEAREQMAFGQYLAGMAFNSAGLGLVHALAHQPGATHNLPHGVCNAILLPIIENFNRPNAVARFARVAQAMGVETRGMSDEAASMEAINAIRALSTRVGIPSGFSKLGVTKADIEGWLDKALADPCAPCNPRTASRDDVRELYLEAL; from the coding sequence ATGAGCTTTATGTTGGCACTGCCGAAAATCAGCCTGCACGGCGCAGGCGCTATCGGCGATATGGTTAATCTGGTAGCGAGCAAACAGTGGGGCAAAGCGCTGATTGTCACCGACGGCCAGCTGGTGAAAATGGGCCTGCTCGACAGCCTGTTTACCGCTCTGGACGCCCATCAAATGTCGTATCACCTGTTTGACGAGGTGTTCCCGAACCCGACGGAAGCGCTGGTGCAAAAAGGCTTTGCGGCGTATCAGAGCGCTGAATGTGATTACGTGATTGCCTTCGGCGGCGGCAGCCCGATTGATACGGCGAAAGCGATTAAAATCCTCACCGCCAACCCTGGCCCGTCGACCGCCTATTCCGGCGTCGGCAAGGTGAAAAACGCCGGTGTGCCGCTGGTGGCGATCAACACCACGGCAGGCACCGCGGCGGAGATGACCAGCAACGCGGTGATCATCGACAGCGAGCGCCAGGTGAAAGAGGTAATTATCGACCCGAATATCATCCCGGATATCGCCGTGGACGACGCCAGCGTGATGCTCGATATTCCCGCCTCCGTCACCGCCGCTACGGGGATGGACGCCCTGACCCACGCTATTGAAGCCTATGTTTCCGTTGGCGCGCACCCGCTCACGGACGCTAACGCGCTGGAAGCGATTCGCCTGATCAGCCTCTGGCTGCCGAAAGCGGTCGATGACGGACATAATCTGGAAGCGCGCGAGCAAATGGCGTTCGGCCAGTATCTGGCGGGTATGGCCTTTAACAGCGCCGGTCTGGGCCTGGTTCACGCCCTGGCGCATCAGCCGGGCGCGACGCACAACCTGCCGCACGGCGTGTGCAACGCCATCCTGCTGCCGATCATCGAAAACTTTAACCGTCCGAATGCGGTGGCGCGTTTTGCCCGCGTGGCGCAGGCGATGGGCGTGGAGACGCGCGGGATGAGCGATGAAGCGGCGAGCATGGAGGCGATCAACGCCATTCGCGCCCTGAGCACGCGCGTCGGAATTCCATCGGGTTTCAGCAAACTCGGCGTCACCAAAGCGGACATCGAAGGCTGGCTGGACAAAGCCCTCGCCGATCCGTGTGCGCCGTGCAACCCGCGCACCGCCAGCCGTGACGACGTGCGTGAGCTGTATCTGGAGGCCTTATGA
- a CDS encoding L-rhamnose mutarotase, with translation MIRKAFVMQVNPDAHEEYQRRHSPIWPELESVLKDHGAHHYAIYLDKDRNLLFATVEIESEERWNAVANTDVCQRWWKHMRDVMPANADNSPVSAELKEVFFLE, from the coding sequence ATGATCCGCAAAGCTTTTGTGATGCAGGTAAATCCGGATGCCCACGAGGAGTATCAGCGCCGCCACAGCCCAATCTGGCCGGAACTGGAATCGGTGCTGAAAGACCACGGCGCGCACCACTACGCCATTTATCTCGACAAGGATCGTAACCTGCTGTTTGCCACCGTGGAGATTGAATCGGAAGAGCGCTGGAACGCGGTGGCGAATACCGACGTGTGCCAGCGCTGGTGGAAACACATGCGTGACGTGATGCCCGCGAATGCGGACAATAGCCCGGTGAGTGCGGAGCTGAAAGAGGTGTTTTTCCTCGAGTAA
- a CDS encoding Lactose permease, protein MNTTACTHKDNPNFWIFGAFFFLYFFIMATCFPFLPIWLSDIIGLNKTHTGIVFSCISLSAIAFQPVLGVISDKLGLKKHLLWIIAVLLFLFAPFFLYVFAPLLKMNIWLGALSGGLYIGFVFSAGSGAIEAYIERVSRNSFFEYGKARMFGCLGWGLCASTGGVLFSIDPSYVFWMGSGAALLLMLLLVVAKPKPNQTAEVMNALGANQPQITAKTVFTLFRQRKMWMFILYVIGVACVYDVFDQQFATFFKSFFATPEEGTRAFGFATTAGEMCNAIIMFCSPWIINRIGAKNTLLIAGLIMATRIIGSSFATTVTEVIALKMLHALEVPFLLVGAFKYITGVFDTRLSATIYLIGFNFAKQSAAIFLSAFAGNMYDRIGFQDTYLMLGCFVLAVTVVSAFTLSSRQEIAAARAAA, encoded by the coding sequence ATGAACACGACTGCCTGTACCCACAAAGACAACCCTAATTTCTGGATTTTCGGGGCGTTCTTCTTTCTCTACTTCTTCATTATGGCCACCTGCTTTCCGTTCCTGCCGATCTGGCTGTCGGATATCATCGGCCTGAATAAAACCCATACCGGGATTGTCTTCTCCTGCATCTCGCTCTCGGCGATTGCCTTCCAGCCGGTGCTGGGCGTCATTTCCGACAAGCTGGGGCTGAAAAAACACCTGCTGTGGATTATCGCGGTTCTGCTGTTTTTGTTCGCACCGTTCTTCCTCTACGTTTTCGCGCCGCTGCTGAAAATGAATATCTGGCTCGGGGCGCTAAGCGGCGGGCTGTATATCGGCTTTGTCTTCTCGGCGGGATCGGGTGCGATTGAGGCCTATATTGAGCGCGTGAGTCGCAACAGCTTCTTCGAATACGGCAAAGCGCGGATGTTTGGCTGTCTGGGCTGGGGGCTGTGCGCTTCAACGGGCGGCGTGTTGTTCAGCATCGATCCGTCGTATGTCTTCTGGATGGGCTCCGGCGCGGCGCTGCTGCTGATGCTCCTGCTGGTGGTCGCCAAACCTAAGCCAAACCAGACCGCTGAAGTGATGAACGCGCTGGGCGCGAACCAGCCGCAAATCACCGCCAAAACCGTTTTCACTCTGTTCCGTCAGCGCAAAATGTGGATGTTTATTCTGTACGTGATTGGCGTGGCCTGCGTGTATGACGTGTTCGACCAGCAGTTTGCCACCTTCTTCAAATCGTTCTTTGCGACGCCGGAAGAGGGAACGCGCGCCTTTGGTTTTGCGACTACGGCCGGGGAAATGTGTAACGCGATCATCATGTTCTGCTCGCCGTGGATCATTAACCGCATCGGCGCGAAAAACACTCTGCTGATTGCCGGGCTGATAATGGCGACGCGCATTATCGGTTCGTCCTTCGCCACCACCGTGACGGAAGTGATCGCCCTGAAAATGCTCCATGCGCTTGAAGTGCCGTTCCTGCTGGTGGGGGCGTTTAAATACATCACCGGCGTGTTTGATACCCGTCTTTCAGCGACCATCTATCTGATTGGCTTCAACTTTGCCAAACAGTCGGCGGCCATTTTCCTGTCGGCGTTCGCCGGGAATATGTATGACCGGATCGGTTTCCAGGACACATATCTGATGCTCGGATGCTTCGTGCTGGCGGTGACGGTTGTCTCGGCGTTTACGCTGAGCAGCAGGCAGGAAATCGCTGCCGCAAGGGCGGCAGCATAA
- a CDS encoding Alpha-galactosidase — protein sequence MQDSILRLTSPTTDVVIKTHPFAEIVYWGPHLHHFSPQDAQSLIRPVANGRLDVDIPLTLMAELGHGLFGAPGIEGHRQGLDGSPVFKTVAVEQQHQSLTITAEDEHAGLRLTSELALDESGVLVVRHGLTNLRAQPWQVDRLAVTLPVSERAKEVMAFHGRWIREFQPHRLTLEHDSFVIENRRGRTSHEHFPALMTGTPAFSEMHGDVWGVHLGWSGNHRLRAEVKTDGRRYVQAEALYLPGEIAIAEGDTLWTPKLYASYSAQGLNGMSQQFHRYLRDNIIRFPENKPRPVHLNTWEGIYFNHDPEYIMRMADEAAALGVERFIIDDGWFKGRNDDHAALGDWTLDEKKYPNGLMPVINHVKNLGMEFGIWVEPEMINPDSDLYRAHPDWVLALPGYPQATGRHQLVLNLNIPEAFDYLLERMSWLLGEHPVDYVKWDMNRELVQPGHLGKAAADAQTRQYYRLLETLGQRFPQVEFESCSSGGGRIDYEVLTRCHRFWASDNNDALERNTIQRGMSYFFPPEVMGAHIGHHKCHATFRQHSIEFRGLTALFGHMGLELDPLTVDEHEREGYRRYAALHKQWREVIHHGTQWRVDMPDASTQAQGIVSEDQRQGLFIVSQLAMPDYTLMMPLRMPGLAADAQYRITLLDHPNIRLTGEGGHTMRKLPAWMEAPQTVSGEWLMQAGIVLPILDPETAILIGVERV from the coding sequence ATGCAAGATTCCATTTTACGACTCACAAGCCCGACGACGGACGTGGTGATCAAAACTCACCCGTTCGCCGAAATTGTCTACTGGGGACCACACCTTCACCACTTTTCGCCGCAGGATGCGCAAAGCCTGATTCGCCCGGTCGCCAACGGCAGGCTGGATGTCGATATTCCGCTGACACTGATGGCCGAACTGGGCCACGGTCTGTTTGGCGCGCCGGGAATTGAAGGGCATCGTCAGGGGCTGGACGGGTCGCCGGTTTTTAAGACCGTTGCCGTCGAGCAGCAGCACCAGAGCCTGACCATTACCGCAGAAGATGAACACGCCGGGCTACGCCTGACCAGCGAACTCGCCCTCGATGAGAGCGGCGTGCTGGTGGTGCGCCACGGTTTGACTAACCTGCGGGCGCAGCCGTGGCAGGTGGATCGCCTGGCCGTGACGCTGCCGGTGTCGGAGCGCGCAAAAGAGGTGATGGCGTTTCATGGCCGCTGGATCCGCGAATTCCAGCCGCATCGTCTGACCCTCGAGCACGACAGTTTTGTGATTGAGAACCGCCGTGGGCGCACCTCTCACGAACATTTCCCGGCGCTGATGACCGGCACACCGGCGTTCAGTGAAATGCACGGCGACGTGTGGGGTGTTCACCTTGGCTGGAGCGGTAACCATCGTCTGCGCGCCGAAGTCAAAACCGATGGCCGCCGCTACGTGCAGGCCGAAGCGCTCTATCTGCCGGGAGAAATAGCGATCGCCGAGGGCGACACGCTCTGGACGCCGAAGCTCTACGCCAGCTACTCCGCGCAGGGGCTGAATGGGATGAGTCAGCAGTTCCACCGCTATCTACGCGATAATATTATTCGCTTCCCGGAAAACAAACCGCGCCCGGTGCATCTCAACACCTGGGAAGGGATTTATTTCAATCACGACCCGGAATATATCATGCGCATGGCCGACGAAGCCGCGGCGCTGGGCGTGGAGCGTTTCATCATCGACGACGGATGGTTTAAAGGGCGCAATGACGACCACGCCGCCCTCGGCGACTGGACGCTCGACGAGAAAAAATACCCCAACGGCCTGATGCCGGTGATCAATCACGTCAAAAATCTCGGCATGGAGTTTGGCATCTGGGTTGAGCCGGAGATGATTAACCCGGACTCCGATCTTTACCGCGCGCATCCTGACTGGGTGCTGGCGCTGCCGGGATATCCGCAGGCGACGGGGCGACATCAGCTGGTGCTGAATCTGAATATTCCTGAAGCCTTTGATTATCTGCTGGAGCGCATGAGCTGGCTGCTGGGCGAACATCCGGTGGACTACGTGAAATGGGACATGAACCGCGAGCTGGTGCAGCCGGGCCATCTCGGCAAAGCGGCGGCGGACGCGCAAACGCGCCAGTATTATCGTCTGCTTGAGACACTGGGCCAGCGCTTCCCGCAGGTGGAATTTGAATCCTGCTCGTCCGGCGGCGGACGCATTGATTACGAAGTCCTGACCCGCTGCCATCGCTTCTGGGCGTCCGATAATAACGACGCGCTGGAGCGCAACACCATCCAGCGCGGAATGAGCTACTTCTTCCCGCCGGAGGTAATGGGTGCGCATATCGGTCATCATAAATGCCACGCCACGTTCCGCCAGCACAGCATTGAATTCCGTGGGCTGACGGCGCTGTTTGGGCATATGGGGCTGGAGCTGGATCCGCTTACCGTCGACGAGCACGAACGCGAAGGCTACCGCCGCTATGCCGCGCTGCACAAACAGTGGCGCGAGGTGATTCACCACGGCACCCAGTGGCGCGTGGATATGCCGGACGCCAGCACCCAGGCACAAGGTATAGTGAGTGAAGACCAGCGACAGGGGCTGTTTATCGTCAGCCAGCTGGCGATGCCGGATTACACCCTGATGATGCCGCTGCGCATGCCGGGCCTGGCAGCAGACGCGCAGTACCGCATCACGTTGCTCGATCACCCGAATATCCGCCTGACCGGCGAAGGGGGCCACACCATGCGCAAACTGCCGGCATGGATGGAAGCGCCGCAAACGGTGAGCGGCGAATGGCTGATGCAGGCAGGGATCGTCCTGCCGATTCTGGACCCGGAAACCGCCATTCTGATTGGCGTTGAACGCGTGTAA
- a CDS encoding ThuR, regulatory protein for trehalosemaltose transport — protein sequence MSLKAIAKELGLSVTTVSRALNGYDDVSRETRARVEAEAQRRGYRPNTFARRLKMGKIDAVGLVFPVHPVPLNNSVFMDMVGEISHELARHEIDLLLIADDDLADKHSYMRMVQSRRVDALIVAHTLDQDPRLTQLQNAGFPFLALGRSQLPKPYAWFDFDNYAGTYRATRWLIDKGHQRIALLGENNSQAFITQRRLGYLDALREAGLSSEWLRAMPPSRRAGYTATLELLSLPNPPTAIVTDCNTHGDGAAMALAQQGRLTGRDAVSLVVYDGLPQDSIVEADVAAVIQSTREGVGKQIADMVRQLINGENISQLQVLWQPEFSPGQTA from the coding sequence ATGTCGCTCAAAGCCATTGCCAAAGAACTGGGGCTGTCTGTTACCACGGTCAGCCGCGCCCTCAACGGATATGATGACGTTTCTCGCGAGACGCGCGCCCGCGTGGAAGCCGAAGCGCAGCGCCGTGGCTATCGCCCGAACACCTTTGCCCGTCGCCTGAAGATGGGCAAAATCGACGCCGTCGGGCTGGTGTTTCCTGTCCATCCGGTACCGCTCAATAACAGCGTGTTTATGGACATGGTCGGCGAAATTAGCCACGAACTGGCACGACATGAGATTGATTTGCTGCTGATCGCTGACGATGATCTTGCCGACAAACACAGCTACATGCGCATGGTGCAAAGCCGCCGCGTGGATGCCCTGATTGTCGCCCATACCCTCGATCAAGACCCGCGCCTCACGCAGCTGCAAAACGCCGGTTTTCCGTTCCTCGCCTTGGGTCGTAGCCAGCTGCCGAAACCCTACGCATGGTTTGATTTCGACAACTACGCCGGAACCTATCGCGCCACGCGCTGGCTGATCGACAAAGGCCATCAGCGCATCGCTCTGTTAGGCGAAAACAACAGTCAGGCGTTTATCACCCAGCGCCGTTTAGGTTATCTCGACGCCCTGCGCGAAGCGGGGTTGTCCAGCGAATGGCTGCGCGCCATGCCGCCGTCACGCCGCGCGGGCTATACCGCGACGCTTGAGCTGTTGTCGCTGCCCAACCCGCCCACCGCCATTGTCACCGACTGCAATACCCACGGTGATGGAGCCGCGATGGCGCTGGCCCAGCAGGGGCGACTCACCGGTCGCGATGCGGTTTCGCTGGTGGTGTACGACGGTCTGCCGCAGGACAGCATTGTCGAGGCCGATGTGGCGGCGGTGATCCAGTCCACCCGCGAGGGCGTGGGCAAGCAAATCGCCGACATGGTGCGCCAGCTGATTAATGGGGAGAATATTTCCCAGCTGCAGGTGCTGTGGCAGCCTGAATTCTCACCGGGCCAGACGGCCTAA
- a CDS encoding Transcriptional regulator, with protein MTQPISVIAKSLVRERLRTGLSLAEIARRAGIAKSTLSQLESGNGNPSLETLWSLCVALGIPFARLLEPQQPTTQVIRRGEGTKVIAEQANYQAILLASCPPGARRDVYLLMTQPGADRISQPHPPGSVEHIIVTQGRALIGLTDAPEELGPGDYICYPADQPHIFKALEPDTHALLVAEQN; from the coding sequence ATGACGCAGCCAATCAGCGTGATTGCCAAAAGCCTGGTGCGGGAACGCCTGCGGACCGGGCTGTCGTTGGCGGAAATCGCGCGCCGTGCCGGGATCGCCAAATCCACGCTGTCCCAACTGGAATCAGGCAATGGAAATCCTAGCCTGGAAACGCTCTGGTCGCTGTGCGTGGCGCTGGGTATTCCTTTTGCCCGGCTATTAGAGCCGCAGCAGCCGACCACGCAGGTGATCCGCCGGGGTGAAGGGACGAAGGTGATTGCCGAGCAGGCGAACTACCAGGCGATTTTGCTGGCGTCCTGCCCGCCAGGTGCGCGTCGGGATGTCTACCTCCTGATGACCCAGCCGGGCGCAGACCGCATTTCGCAGCCGCACCCGCCGGGCTCTGTGGAGCATATTATCGTCACTCAGGGCCGCGCGTTAATTGGCCTGACGGACGCACCGGAAGAGCTAGGTCCGGGCGATTACATCTGCTATCCCGCCGATCAGCCGCATATCTTCAAAGCGCTGGAGCCGGATACCCACGCGCTTTTAGTGGCGGAACAAAACTAA
- a CDS encoding Inner membrane protein: protein MENMTVFILGIAILSAGTYLMRLGGAKLGNRLALSERSQALLSDAATVLLFSVALATTFYEGEHFAGMARVLGVAFAVFLAWRKVPLIVVIIAAAVVTALLRIAGIH from the coding sequence ATGGAAAACATGACGGTCTTTATCCTCGGCATCGCCATTTTGTCGGCAGGAACCTATCTGATGCGCCTCGGCGGGGCGAAACTCGGCAACCGTTTGGCGCTCTCTGAGCGGTCCCAGGCGTTGCTCTCAGATGCCGCAACGGTTCTGCTGTTTTCCGTGGCGCTGGCGACCACTTTCTACGAAGGCGAACATTTTGCCGGAATGGCTCGGGTGCTGGGCGTGGCGTTTGCGGTGTTCCTGGCGTGGCGCAAAGTGCCGCTGATCGTGGTGATTATCGCGGCGGCAGTAGTGACGGCACTGCTGCGCATAGCGGGCATCCATTGA